atcaaaatataaagtACAATGTTCATAATATAAGGACTTCACAATGGAGGTGAACGAGGGCTTAGTGATCCGTGTGGCAATGGACGAAATGACTTCaactagtactgtcaaagtggaccggcccgcgggctagggttcatgcaaccctaacccgccccgcGGGCTTGGGTTCATgcaaccctaacccgccccgcgggcttttttatttatttatttatttatttattttttaatttttatcctctctccctctcaaagttcaaaaaattaagtgatgatgatgatgataaggcctcacttatttaccagcacagagccatgcaaataaaaaaatcggCCCTACTTGGTCTAAGGCAATTGCAACAGCGCGAAGGTGGTCGCGGAGTTGGCAGCGAGGATGCGGGTGTGGCAGTCGTTCTCGTAATGGCAACGGGCATTCGTCTTTAAATTGTTCTGGTGGTTGTTGATATCTTTACAACCATGCATTTCTCAAAATAACAATCTCCAAGATGTCTATTCTTAGATGAATTTATCCTCAACTTGGATTCCTTTTCATGTTCACTTGTAAAAATCATTTGACACAAAAACAAGTGTATCCAAAATTAAACTAAAGGAGAAAGTTGAATGTTTTTTAGTATGTACTATCAACTCTATTATGAGTGTAATATCTAttcaatatactttctcaatcaatATGTAGAAATAAGAGAACTAAGAGTCATGTAGAACTAAGAGTCAATACCCCACCATTGGGGTTCAATCCTGTGACCTTACTTCAAGGAGAATTACAAATGTGTCAATTGAACACAAGGTGTTTGACATATCATAATTGAATTTAATTACaccattacttttttttttttaaagttaaacttAGGTGATCCCAACTTTGTCAGACTATAGAACCTCGTCCTAGAGCCACTAAGGGGCCCAAGGCCGACCTCGAGGCACCCAAAGCCAACCTCGAGGGGCCCTAGGCCAACCCCGTAGGCGGCCTCAAGGGCCCAAGGCCAGCCCTGAGCAGCCCGAGCTCGGCCTAGGGGGTCGGCGATGCCCATGAGCTCGGCCGAGCCAACCGAGGCCCAATCAAAAGAGACTGTAACCTCCCACCCATTTCACATGGGGCAGTTACATAAGAGTTTTAGTATAAATAATACTATTCATCTTGtcttatcatcatcttcttgtCTTGATATTACATATTTTGTACTCTCATAATTCATTAATACAAGATTTTGTCTCTCAGAGCTATACACCTTGTCTTtatcattttcctttaattattggATTAAGTAATTTAGGCTACCTGGGTTAATTTAATCATCGAAAACAATAATAGTATTtggtataattataatatttataccatAATAGTATGATTTTGATTCATATTGGGTAAGGGGCAAGTAGGTAAGTACTAGGTGAAATAGAAGTTTGTATGTAATGAAAATTACAATTATAGATAAAATTATGTGtgtttcttatatttataacttttaagagaaaataagaaaaaatatttttcactttttaaaatgaaaaactataaaaagaaatatgttttctatttttcatttttcaaaacaatAGATAATTTTTTCGAATTAGTAAACGGAGCCTATATgtttcaataatattattttaaactaaaatttaattcaaaaaatcaaaatatttgatTGTACTTCATCATAAAATTGCTTAGAATGACAAATTAAAGTAgacaataataatagtgataGTTGAGAAAGTGTATAAAAGTTGCACACTTCTAAGTCTATATCCATTACTATTCAAAGATATGAATTGAGTAAACCACACTCCTATTTCAAGATTAATAGTCGAAAAAGTGCACAGAAGTTGCACATTTCTAAACCCATCACCCCCTACTATTTCAAGATTAATAGTTGAGAAAGTGCACAACAATTGCACATTTCTAAACCTTCACCCCCTACCCAACTTATTATTAAACAATTTTAGAATCTAATGTCTATCTGTCTGCCTGCAATGTAAATAATGTTGCAAATAATGTCTCATTGGAAGTTAATGTATCTATGTCTGTCTGTCTTTATGTGCCTCTGTACAAGGTAAACCAGACCTTAAACAAACAACCTATACCAATTAACAAAACCACCTGTCTGTAGACTAACACCAACAAATAAAGCTATAAAAAAAACCCACAAATTTGGTCAGTAAATTACTAATTCCACACCTTGTGGAACCCTTAACGTAAGCTGTTGGTGGGCATATCTTCTAGCAGTTTCCTCAACCTCCACGGGCCGAGAAGAGTGCTTCAGGATCTGGTTGCGGGGATCGATCACCAATTTCTGGAGAGCAGGAGCATTCTGGATGAAGTACATCGCGATTTCAGCATCGCTAGGGCGCCCAAAATACCCGCAAATCTCCACAACCTTGAGCGACTCATGACGAAACGCCTCGCCCTTGAGCATCCTTCTCCTGGTCTTCGTTGGACACAGCCATATCAACTGCACAGCAGCACCCGAGTAAGGAAAACGATCGAGTTACACGGATTGCAGAAAAGGCGAGCTCAGACTACATACCTTTATCACATAAAAGACCAGGACATAAACATAGTACTTAAATGCATTCATTCGACAAAGATGTtaataaatgtcaatttaatgaATTCAATGGTTTGAGAATATATAATCTTCTTCCCTAAGAAGTAACTACAGTTACCCTGTGCAAATGCTTCCCTGAGTTCTTAACAAGGCAAATTCAGATGATAAATTTGTGAATCCAAAGATGAGTAGGCTATACTTGGAAACAACCAATGTGACAGAGAAAATTTTTCTTTCACATTAAATTTAAACCGAAGGATTAGATACGCTATTATAACTTGTTATATATGTAGTCGAAACACGCACCTGGAGCACAAATCTTTCCAAATGAGGAGAGTGTTGCAGCAATGATGTGAACTGAAGAAGAGATTCATCATCAAATGCTCCAATTTTCAGCACTAACTCCTTGAGTTTGGGCAGTTCGGGAATATTTGAGAAATTCACAATTGCCTGcatagaaaaaaacaaaaagacgAGTTAACAAAACATCCGAAAAGAAAATGGCAAGCTCCTATTTCCAACAAAGAAAATTTGCCTACTAACCTGTGGACGATAGATAACTAAAGTTAGAATCTCCAGCTGATTAAAGCAGCAGGCAAGCTGTCCAAAGACATTGTTCTCTAACCCAGAACGACCCATCCCTACCGAGACCTCTTCGAGTTTTGGGACATTTTTGAAGATAAAAGTAACGGCAGGACCCAAATAACTCAACGACGAAAGAGTTGTGTCTTGGAGCTCTATAGTTTTTAAGCCCAAGCAGAAGACAATCTCCAAGGAGTTCAGCTTGAGAGCCAGACCAACGACCTTCACATTTACCAAGCCCCCCGAGCCATGCACTGACAAAACCTCAAGAAGCGGACAGTGTAGAAGGAAAGACTCCAGCACTTGATCGCTCACGTTAACGCACCTCAGAGAAAGGACTGTTAGAAACCTCAAGCCGGTAAAAGCAGCCATATTGGACTGCCTACTAATGAAAAGCTTAGACGGGAATGTATAGTTACGCATGGTATCCCGAATACTGTCTTCATACTCTAACAAATCCAGCTCGAGCCTCTTTACATTCTTTGAAAGAGCAACTTTTACCCAGTTATCAATGGCGGATTTGGAACCCTTGTCCAGATCAAAGCTAATCTTGAATGAATCGATAACAAGGCCATTATGCTGCCTAATAACTCGATTCACCCAATTAACGTACTTGATTCTTTCTGTGTTCAGGGACTTTGAAAATATGTCTCTTCCACCCAATATAGTTTCACTGTTAAACTCTAATCCAGCAATGGACTTCCACAGGTTCCTCCACCGCCTTGAAAAGATGGCAGTGGCAACAGCCTCTTTCAACGGCAGGCAAGACAGTACAGAAATAAGAATTTCATCCGGTAATCTACTCATAAAATCACCAGCGTTGAACACTTCCTATACGACAAAAGTTTAAGCAAGAACATGAACACGGGTGAGAATTCAAACTAAAACATAAATCagacataaaataataaacgaATCTGGACTGATATTTGAGcccaaaaacaaacaaatcacATTGAAGCAATGCAAAGCACCCACACAAACCTATCATTCTTcagttcaaatttaaattaatccTAAAACACACTTAAATTAAATCGGCTATGGCAAGCACAAGCAAgaattaatacaaaaaaataattgaatttataaCTCTttctatcattaaaaaaaacttggCATTACTAACCACGCGAAGATCACAAAGTCGAGCCCTTTTCCTCCTTGACATGTCAGATTACTAAGGCAATCACCAACAGCAGCAAGCTGCAGAcagaaaatcaagaaaacctTAAAATCTCTGACCTCAACAACATAGATACACTCAAGCATACATACACAGGAGGTATAAACACACAGAGTCAGAGACAACATAGATACACTCAAACATACATACACAGGGAGTATAAACACACATTTCCTCATTGAAATGAGGGATTACTAAccccaatcaccaatcaccagcCAGCCACAACTGCAAACATAAAATCCAAAAAATCTTAAAATCAGGGCAATCCCATCCAAGTTGGTTAGGCTGCTGACTTGGTAACCAGTGTTACAAAGTCTACTCCTAATGTGAGCTACCTGGTTTGAGCCAATCAGTTATGGGCAACCAAGATGGTTTAGCTCAGATATTTTGGCAGGTAGGGTTACAAGGTAGGGTTTACTTTGTTCACCCTCAGGCAGTGGTCGCGAATTTCCTCAACACAAAAACCAAAAATCCTTAAAATCTCTGACCTCTACAACATAGATACACTCAAACATACATACACAGGGTGTATAAACGCACAGAGACAACGCAGATACACTCAAACATACATACACAGGGAGTATAAACTATAAACACGCAGAGACAGAGGATATCAATAGACAAACACAACCACACATACATACTTCGTTGGGTGGAAATGTAGAGAAATCTTTATGAATTAACGAATttgtaaacaaaataaaatgggTTAATCAACCAGAAATGATCGACATTGAAGAAAAACAATGGGAGGAGAGGGAGAATTACCTTGGATCGATTAAGGAGAAGAGTACTGTAATCTGGAACTTCAGGAGAAGAAAAACTGAATTTGGTGCAATTCGGTGGCACTTCCGCGCTCTGTTGTGTTATATAACGCGCTCTGTTGTGTTATATAACGTGACAATTCGGTGGCTCCGTTAAATGATTACTTATCATTCATTGTCAcggaaattatttaataattataaccaGCTTGGTTAGCGTGAGCAATCATGATTACTTATCATTCATTGTCAcggaaattatttaataattataactaGTTTGGTTAGCGTGAGCGATCATGATTACTTATCATTCATTGTCAcgcaaattatttaataattataaccaGCTTGGTTAGCGTGAGTGATCATACACTCTCCCCTTAAAAAAAGTCGTGAGTTTGAACTcctcttgtatgaaaaaatcaatctgaTTAGCGCGGAAAATCAATCTGGTTAGCTCTTATATAAAACGGGTTAAAGATGTCTCATACAATTAGAGTCTGAACGGGGAATGTGCCTCATACAATTAGAATCTGCTCAGGACACCTCTCGTGTGACCAgtccaaaaaaattatttaataattattgagttaaaaattataattagtttatattaaatatatgtattggcAACACAAATTACAGACATAggtaaaataattcaaatttacTAGAAGAATATTCAAGAAAATATGAAAGAGTTGATCCTtacattttcaaaattaatatttgactTCAAAATTGTCTAATTTCAATTCTCCTATTTTCTTTTGTGAAAATAGCAATTTTACCATTTTCGTTAGTTTTAACATTTGTtgaactttattatttttaaaaattccaaattaatattttaatttaattttcttaattaattaatttccatCCTCACATaggaaattataaaaataacttaatttGTTTCCATTGAGAGTTGAGCCCAATTAGTAAAAAATGAGTTATTGTTATACCATGTAACAgggtatttttagtattgaaattgtgaatttctagaatataaattgtgtttctacgTCAAAGCACATAAATTGTGTATGTTAAAATTGTGTGTCCGTAgcatacaaattgtgaatttttaaaagataaattatgaacatttagtatgtaaagtgtgaacattcaaaattcgagtccactttgcaaggtggacccaatccacataataatttgcggtgaaaaaattaaaacatttataCCTCGTAAAATtatatctaaatatttttttaatttttagtgtcaattaatataattggatACAATTGCCAtaaaatataagtgtttggtatTAAATCGtcaaaatttaaatgtttgGATATAATTGTTACAATACACAAAGCCACAATAATCTATACAACGTAGATACGCTCAGGGATACATACACACACTGTTGCAATTCAGTGGCATATTGCTGGCATGCtgatcttttattttaaaagaaaataaaacttgGTAACTGATgaattttactttaatttgttgagGAAAATATCTCAACGATATTCCCAGAATAGTAAATTTGTATTTCCAAAGTagtcttttaatttaattttttacttacTTAATTTCCATCCtcaaatagaaaaattataaaaacatttaattttttccatTGTGAGTTgaacccacttttttttttttttgttttttttgttttttttggggtttattTGAAACAGATAAATTAATTTcgtaaaattagttttatttgtaaaaaattcAAACAGTTATAACTTGTAAAATTTATATCTAAacctttaaattttaaatttttaataccaaagttatgtatatatattgtaacaagggaaaatcaatattttggtccttcaattgtttttcaattctttatatcttgtaacaattataatatttaacaaaagaaaaacccCAACATAACCTTACGTTTTTTAATTGGGTCacacattgattttttttaaaattatattttaaaagcataatgtatcaaaatatttat
This portion of the Ipomoea triloba cultivar NCNSP0323 chromosome 5, ASM357664v1 genome encodes:
- the LOC116020959 gene encoding F-box/FBD/LRR-repeat protein At5g22700-like → MSRRKRARLCDLRVEVFNAGDFMSRLPDEILISVLSCLPLKEAVATAIFSRRWRNLWKSIAGLEFNSETILGGRDIFSKSLNTERIKYVNWVNRVIRQHNGLVIDSFKISFDLDKGSKSAIDNWVKVALSKNVKRLELDLLEYEDSIRDTMRNYTFPSKLFISRQSNMAAFTGLRFLTVLSLRCVNVSDQVLESFLLHCPLLEVLSVHGSGGLVNVKVVGLALKLNSLEIVFCLGLKTIELQDTTLSSLSYLGPAVTFIFKNVPKLEEVSVGMGRSGLENNVFGQLACCFNQLEILTLVIYRPQAIVNFSNIPELPKLKELVLKIGAFDDESLLQFTSLLQHSPHLERFVLQLIWLCPTKTRRRMLKGEAFRHESLKVVEICGYFGRPSDAEIAMYFIQNAPALQKLVIDPRNQILKHSSRPVEVEETARRYAHQQLTLRVPQGVELVIY